From the genome of Grus americana isolate bGruAme1 chromosome 16, bGruAme1.mat, whole genome shotgun sequence:
ccttctgcctcctctctctgcACACCACTCTGGGAGGCACAGATAGTTCTGGGCAGGCAGTCCCAACAGCACGATGACAGTCTGCTCTGAGCATCATACCAGGAAATCAGCAGCTTGTGGTTCTGCTGCTTGTTCTGGTCTCTGCCTGCCTAGGAAACACAGGCTGATTTTGCTCATCTCTTGGGGCTTGTAAGAGTTAATATTTGCAAGGCTCTCTGAAAGAGTGCCAAGCATTTAATCTGCTGTATTCCTGTTTATTATGCCTGTTGTATGGAGCCTGCCACTATTTCACTGACTTGCATGTTTGTCTGAACAAGGTCAGTCTCATTAGTTTACATTGTCAGATGGAGCATGGGAGGAAGATCCTCAAAATCTGATTGCTGAGGCAAGTGCTTAGAGAGAAGCTTAGCTTATAATTATTTAAAGGTCACAGAAAATGTCTCTGTTTATCTgtgagctgctgcagaagccCATAATTGCAGCTGGgaacagaaagagcaaagcagCTAGAAAGTTTAATGTAAACAGGCAGAGGAGCAAGAAGGTGTTTGGTTGCTGACATGTTTTTATCTTGTGGGGCTGGCTGCCCTTCACTACCCCACAGACGCCTTTTCCTGATAAGGGACCAGATGCCTGCAGGGTAGAAATGAGAGGGGTcatagagcagcagcagcagaggaccttGGTTTTCTTACCCGACAGACAAAGCATTCAGGGTGCCACAGGGTGTTCAAGGCAGAGATGTAGTTTTCCAGGATAGCCCGGGCACAGCCTCCACACTTGGGAGCAAACATGTCAAAGTAGTCCTTGCGGCAATAGGCTTTGCCATCCTTCTCATGAAATCCTGCCGAAGGAGAAGAGAGGCAAAGAGCATCAGCTCCTGATCTTTACTGACGGCCAGCCAAGCTCTGCGGGGTACCCAGTGTGGGTAGGATCATCCTTCTCCCGCTAACACACACAGCAGGTAGCTGTTCCTCATTCTGCTGCCCTTCCTGtcctgtgcacacacatgcacacgcagACCCTTCCTCTCCAGGGAGGAAAGATTACTGCTAGCATCCTTCCCCTATAAACAGCTATAGACCTTGGAACTTCTGTCTTCAGTAGTTCCCCTGTCATCCCTCATGCTGTCCCCtaagagcagctctgctttacATGTCTGCAGTTCAGGCAGGAGACTGCATAAACCAGCAATACCTTCAGGTCCGAAGAAAGCTCCACACTGGGCACAGAAGAAGTGTTCAGGGTGCCATGTCCTGTCCAAGGCCGTCACCACTTTCTGTTCAGAAGATAAAGTGCAAGTCATGTAAATGATGGCTTCAGCTTGGAGGTAAGGGgggggctgggtggggggaagaacACATTAATGTTGGTACTGACAAGAGTGTGCATTAAAATAGACTGTCCTTTAGAGAGCTGAGTCAATTCTCCCCCACCTCTGGCTGATTCAGGCTTTCCCACTGCACACTATTTTTTACCCTAAAAGGATCTTACGCACTGCTTCCTCCCTTATACAGGCCTCGTCCGCTCTCAGGACTAGCACTGGTGCCTGTTACTACAAGCTACCAATAGACAAATGCCGAGAAATCATTACCGGAATGATGGAACGATGTGGGGTTCTGAAGGAACTTCAGTGAAGGTAAGAGGGACTGACTCCTCTCACTAGTGTAAGAATTTGACTGGGCCAAGCTGTTTCCCTTTCAGAGCCAGGGTAAAGGAGAAATAGAAGTCCCCGAACACAATCGTCCACCCAGGACACATGGGTGAAGTGGAGTTTTTAACACCCAGGCCTGCAGCACCTTGCCAGCGCCCTTAAACACCCCCAGGGAACTCACATCAAGGATCGGCCCGTTGCAGTAGTAGCAGCGAGGGGAGAAGAGGTTGTGATAGTCCTTCTCGCAGTAGGGCTGACCATCCCGCTCAAAGAAGTTCCGTGACCCGATCTCCTCCTGGCAGTGAGTGCAGACGAAGTGCTCAGGGTGCCAGGTTTTCCCCATGGCTGTAACTACCTGTTGGGAAGACAAATTATGAAGGACAACTCCATCTACCTCTCCTCTAGACCACAAGACAAGATACCAGCTGGAGGTCAGAAAGAATGATAAGTTCTACTACTCAAGTGAGCCCTGGACTGGGGTAGCATGAAAACTGAATTACCTATCATCTCAGGAGAGGGCAGTCCCTCAAGGGCAGGGTAGAGGTCACTGGAGGAGCTTACAGCGTACCTAGCCAGTGGATAAATAGAGTACTTCAGTTTCTCCAGCATCTCCAGTCTCTTCAGCCTCACGAAACAGCCCTCCCCGTTactcccagctgcagcccaagATTCAGCAATGAGACAGCACCTTCAACTCACCTGTCCTGCAATAGGCTTCTTGCAGGCTCCACAGACACCTTTGGCAACTGTAGCTACACCCAGTTTGTTCAGGTCAGACTGGAGACTTCCCAGCATGGTGTCCAGCTGACTGCCAGGCTTGGAGGCTGTGGATGGAggggagctgctcccagctTTCCCTTGTGCCATGAActgcagggaagagaaaacaaagactgTAAGGCAAGTGCTGCTTGCTTACAAGATAAATGCAGGCTGTTGCTGCCAGTGGCTCCTCTGTAGAGACGGACAGGAGATTGCTAGGAGACAGCTACGCTCTCTGCAGAAGCCACTGAGAGCTAGGATCAAGTACACACATGTATTCTGCCCATGGGACATAtaacagcagagctgtgaacTGAGGATTTGATTTTCCTCCACTGTGGATACAGCAGAAGTCACCAGCAGACCCTAAGCAGTCAGTACAGTGCTCTCTAAGCCTCTGCCAAAAATCTCCCTTTACCTCATCAGTTCCTGGCAAGCTGACAAAGcagagatgccatccagagggcCCCTTCCCCTTGACCTCTCTCTTTCTATGCTGTTGCTTGCTCTCAGTTGTCTCTGATAGAgatccctctcctcttcccatctCACCTCCCTTTTGGCTAGAAtatcttctcccttcctctcctgtcCTTTGCACCACCTTCTGCAGATCTTTTTACCAAGTCTCCTTTGCCCCCATCAGGTGGCTCTCCTCCCACGCCTGAGCTAAGCAAGTGGaagcaagaaggaaataaatctcCCTTCAAGTTGCCTGCTGTTTACCTACAGAGAGGGCAGTACATCCacagcagagccccagcagaCAGGACCGCAAGGGACAGACTGCCACGTCTATTGTCGGACCGCTGGAAATGCTCAGGTGGGGGAAAAGGGATTAAGATACTTGTCTCAGAGGCCGTTTCTGAAACTCACACCACCACAGTACACGCAGGGTGGAAAGGCTTcccagaggagagggagaaatgtTTAACTTAGGTTCATAACTTATAAACAAAGTGTAAGTTCTCTTTGGCCAAAGCCTCCTTTGCAGGCAAACTGCAATAAtgaaatacagattattttagCTGACTTTGCACTGCAATAGCTACTATCAGGTTTGGAGAGACCAAAAGAAGTCCCTCCCTGAGATGTTGGTCTGGAGCACGTTTTCTCCTACTAAGAGGATAGATTAAAACGGACATAAAATCTACATCTGTGAACAACCTACCAGCCTGCTGCTAGCACAGCCCAGGGAGCAGGGACACACTGAAGTGCTTCACAGCCTTGGCAGAACCTGCCCTTCCAGCCACAGGAGGAGCTCCACTCCCTGTCCTGCAGCTGGTTGTACTTGTAGTCCACTAGTTTACTCAATGACAAGCCCTGGTTTCTACTTGTTTGTATAAAAATTCTCATGATGTATAATTTTAGCTGCCttacacacatacatgcactCCTCATCAGCCTTGCCTTGCATGAGGTATGACTCTCAACGGAGCCTAACACAcagcttttcccctcctctctcctcccagccaTCCCATAATTTGCAACCTTTCCTAGTCTGGCTGCACAGAGCAGTCCCATCACACCCCAGTGTCCTGAGCCTAAAACAAGCCCTCCACCACAGAGCAGTTATTTGCTGCCAAACGGTTACAGTGAAGGTCTCCAAAGCACACCATTGCAAGGAGACTTCTCATAGAGGGAGACAACAGACCTTTGTATACAGAGCCAGGCAGAGTCCCAGGACAATGCCTGCACttcctgcacagcacagcagggggaaaaagggCTGCAGCATGTTCAGAGAATCATATTCTCTCTCACTGACCAGGGGCTTGTGGCCACCAGGCACGGCAGGCAAACATGCCACACACAAATGATGAATGTCATCTGGAGAGAAAGGAGGTGAGATGAATTCAACACGTAGCAACAGAGCACTTCACCCTCGTCTGTAGGGACCACACACTCCTGCAAGCCACAGCTGACCTCACTGCAGACACAACCACCTGTGCACACTCCAATTTCTACCTGGCCTGGTGGATCCAGCCTTCTCGACAGCTCACAGATGAGTCCCCACCTGAAAGAGGCTGGTTTCCACCTCCTGCACACAATGCCCGCTGTTTACAGGGGACACTCAGCACAGCACCCACATAAATTCATCATGCAAAAGCCCTTCGCATTCCCGCCCTTCGCCCATGAGATCTGCCATCACTCAAGTTCAGTTAGGAGCTCTATGAGCAGCAAACCATGCACTACAGGCTATCATCTACATTAACAGCACTGAGAGCTCTAGGAGAGGATCCCAGAAGCATCTGCAGCACACTTGTTGACCAGAAGAGCACACCATGCTGAGGAAACAGAAAGGAGGTCCTGCCTTCTCAGGAGTGGGGGGGCCCAGGAGTGCAGGAGCAGCCAGCAGATTGGCACTGCGGACGAGGGGAGGAGCAGAGGTCACCTGAAAAGTACGACAGTTCGAGATGCAGAGGTGCTTCCTTGCTCACTACTTGAGAGCTACCCATACACATAACATTGCACACCACTGCACTGCTCAAGTACATTAAGACTTCCCaccaccctggagctgcagcccttccctgACAGGTGATGCGGAACACAGCTCTTGATTATACCATCGCATCCCCAAAATCCACTCGCACTGTGGACACCTGCCTAAATGGGCAAACACAGGAACAACTGCTGATTTGCTCCTTCCAGTATCAAGACTTCGTCATCTTTTACACCCCACACTCCAAGAGAGATTGTGACGGGGAGAGTTGCAGCCCATGTTTCAGAGCTACCTTCTTCATCTCAGAGGGAAACAGAGTCCCTGCTGCACAAACTCACCATCAGGGCAGACAGGAACCACACGCACCCCAGCACATTATTGCAGTGCTAGACAGGCACAGCTGGGATTAGGTATTGCCAGCAAGTCCTCTCTCCTATCTACCAGTTCAGTACCAGCCTCTACCTGAACATTACATCCACTGAGCTATCAAGTTGGGAGCAGTAGTTAAACTGGAAAACGCTgctaaaaaaacaaaccagaagagAGAAGCCTGCCTGCATCTGTGGGAAGAAAGCATCATCTTCAGTCTGACAGCCAACAGAAACAACTGTCTTGGTGCTAGGGGTCCAGGTCTGGGGAGAACAGGAATGCCTAGGATCTTCAGAAGGAGGGGTGCCCACAACAGAAAGCTCATGATAATCATCATCAGAAGTTTCCCACTGGAAGAGAGGCTGGGGACCCAagctgaaggaagaggaggagactggGCTTGGAGCTGGGGTAGCTGGCACATGGGAAGGCTGAGGTGGGACTGGGAGGAGAGGTGCAGAGCCAGAGACAGAAGCGGGAGCAGCGATAGCAGGGGCTGCCTTTGCAGCTTCTTTGGAAGGCTGGAGCGGGGGAGAGGCTGGAACAGAGACTGTCCTCCTTGGAGGGAGCGGGGATTCTGGAGGAAAAACCACCTAGAAAGACACGAAGAAGAAAGGTGAATAAATCCAAAGAGGAACCAACAAGCACTTCCTGCAACAGGAATGCTGGTTGTTATCTATGGGGGATAACATGTTTATCTAAGGAGATaaagcagcaagaaagagaagggaactAGGAAATGTGTTTCCCTGTGTATTTCAAGGAAGAGCGCAGTCTTACACCCAGAACTTCCTGCACAGGTGCAGTATTGGGGAAAACAAAGCACACCTCTATGGCAGgcatggttttaaaaataatccctacGTGGACATTTGACATGTGATAGCAGAAGGCTGCCCAAACAGATACCATCACCAGCACCCTCAGATCCCATTCCAACTCTTAAACATCAAGAACTAGGACCTGAATGTCGGTTCCTTTTTCAGGCCAGACAAGGGTGAGTAGAGCTAGTTCTTCATTTCACATTGCTTAGGACACTCAGAAACTCAATCTGCACTTCCCACACAATGCTGTCTGAACAGAGGGACATGCTGGAATTCCCCAGCACACGCCCCTCCTTTCTACCTTCTCTACTTGCTGTACACCATTCTGCTCTTCCCCCTGGGGTCTGGCAGTGATAATGACCCCCTCTGTCAGCCAGTCATCCTGGCTTTTCCATTCTTCCTGTTCCTGTTTAGCGATGCCCAGTCTGTCCTCCAGCTCTTCAATCAAGCGATCTTGGGACTCAGTCTTGTGAAATATGGCAGGACCTAGTTTACGCCTTGGAGAGAGGTCACGATACATTGGATGCACATTCGCAGTCTCTTTTGTCCTCTTGATTAAAGATTTAATCTAAATGACAAAGGTAATAGTATCAGCAGAGAAGAGCAATGTCAGAGCAAGCCCCAAGATGCAACAGCACAAATTCAAGCCTTAATGTCAATTGTGAGCAGGAAGAGTGATGACATTTATTCCACAATGCCAAAATTCCTCTTGGCACAGCCTAGAACAGTGACTCAGTGAGAGGAAAAACCCCGTAAGGATAATCACAGCAGCCAAAAATAACTATctagaaaaggaagggaaagattAACCAGCAGGAAGCCAAGATAGGAGGTGCAGCATGACCACTCCACTGAGCACTTAAGAAACCTCGGCATCACAAGGACACAGAGCAGCCTCTCTGTGTTTGCCCTTTACAGGCATAGGACTCTTGGTCAGAGATGTCTGGTGCACAAAGTGTACTTCCAGCACTGGAAGGAACACTAACAGCTCCAGTAATGAGACCTAAAAAGgcgagcagagcagaggagctgccaTCCCAAGTCAGGAACAtccctttcatttttcaaaggcCTCTGTGGACTAAGTCTTACCCCAGTTAGGGAATAAATGTCCATTTCACAGGGAAGTCCCTATGAACTGCCACGTTCTGTGCTGCTGACCAACATGCAGAAGAGACCACAAGATAAAGCGGAAGATTTCAAACCTCCGTGACATGCAGCTGTCAGTAACATTGCTCAGAGCTGCATGCTGTTAGTGTGGGTGAGCACACTCACACCACACACAAAATGTTAGTGCACTGTCAGAACAGTCCTAGCTAGGACTTGTCCTACTCCTACATTCATCCAGTGCCTGCCTGGCCTGATGCAGAAATCCTCTCAGTGGGTGGTTTGGAGACACATGGCAGATCCCATTCAGCTTTCCAAATGTTTTCAGGAGACTCCGAAGCAACTGCAGAGCTTCTGAACTGCTCATTTTCCTCGTCTCCTCTGGCTTTGCTCATGTGAGCAGTACCTGCTTTCCTGGGAGttctctctctgccctgcctcTTCTTGACCAGATCAGGACAGGCATCTACCTTGGTTTCACATGGTACTTCAGCTTTTAGCTCCTGTCCATGCTCCACTACAAAACCCAACTGTTTTTTAGTGTCTGGGAAGACATCCCACCGATCCAGGGCCACAACAGAAGGTTCACACACAGGATTCAAAACACTGTCATTCTTTGCATGTACCTCTGGCACGTGTGCAGACAGCTCCAGGGCCCACAGCTCATCTAAAGCTGTTTCTGCACTTCTGCCCTGGGAAGAAAGGGCTGAACTGTCCCTGGATGCTCCCTGTTGATCCAGCTCTTTAGGTATCTGCCCCTTCCCTTGACCATTTAAAACGTCTGAAATTGGTACACTTGAGATTTTGGGATCAGTTCTTGGCTCCTTCTTCTTGGTCTCTTTTGCCAAATCATACTCTAGGCCTTGTGCCTCCACATTAGCAGATCTACACAGAAGCTCCACACTGGAAGCCGGCACAGCCTGGGAAGCATTTCTAGAAGAGCCAGGCTTTTTGCTCAGTTGAACCAAGCCTGCAGAGGTCATCTGCTGCCCACGAGTAGCATAACCAGAAGAGACCCGTGGTGGGGGCACAGGGACGATTTGTGGCAAATGGGGTATGCGTGGAGGAGTGGCAGAATGCCCTGAAGTAGGCAGAACTACAGCGTTATGGCCTTCCTCAATGCTGAGGACTCCTGAGGGGGCAGATGTTGGCACTGTCAGGTCCCCACTGTGACTTGCAGAAGGGTGTTTGGAAGGGGATAGCACTGTTAAACTGTGAGGAGTGTTGCTGGAGTCCGCATTTGCTGAACTGGGAACCAGTTCTAGGGAGGGTTCAGAAATCAGAGACATAGTGGAACTAGTCTgcaaaaaggagacagaaggaataaggagagaaaaagataaagacagacataaggagaagaaaaaaaaaaggcaaagaattaAGCATTATAGCAATCATGACCTCCAAATCAAAGAGCCATGTTGTTCCAAAACCTTACTTCCAAgagtaaagaaggaaaatgggataTCAAAAAGCAGAACCAGTATGGCCTTGTGCTGATCTTCACATGAGATTATCTGAGACGAAATTCTTTTCCTATGCCTTCTAAGTGATAGCCATGTGTTCACCTGCAGCTGTGATGGGGGCATGCAGCAGCCGCTGGGAAGCCAGATACGAAACCCAGGAATGTCTAGACTGTGAGTAAGGGTCACGTTAACAACTTACTCAGAGTCGCATGTGTAAATTTTACActtcaaagctgaaaaaaagcaatcaaTGAATAGAACAAAGcatgacattttcttcttggtACACTAATAAAATGCTCCAGTTGGCTGAGTTCATggcaatgaaaacaaagcttcaGGGCATTCACAGCAAGAACAGATGACACGGGCTTTGTTCTATTCACATCACTAATCTCACCTTGGACATGGCACATACTGAATCTATATGAGTCTGTCagtcactccatgcccttgtaagcACTGCTTAGGTAGCTAGATTAGCCGCTTCCCCTTAGGCCAAAGACTCCACATTTACATTGTAATAAAATCAGTATTAATTTTGATCCAAAAATGCACTCTAACAAGGGCAACTGATACAGAGGTTTTGGTTCTCCTTGACTTACAGGGTCTCTTGAAAACAAGAGATCATGGGTCCTCCTTTCCCCATTTTCAGTGGGGCCAAACTCTAGGAAACAAAATGGCATTACCCCTtcttaaaacaggaaaatcagAACAGTAGTTTGGTCAAGTTCACACAGCAGGTCAACCTAAGACCAATGCTGAGCCctctcagttttaaaaacatatccACAAAGGATTT
Proteins encoded in this window:
- the PXN gene encoding paxillin isoform X2, translating into MDDLDALLADLESTTSHISKRPVFLTEETPYSYPTGNHTYQEIAVPPPVPPPPSNEALNGTVIDPLDQWQPNVSRYIHQQPQSQSPIYSSCAKSSSASVPRDGLSSPSPRASEEEHVYSFPNKQKSAEPSPTMTSSSLGSNLSELDRLLLELNAVQHNPTSGFPADEASRTPSLPSMTGPHYVIPESSSSVGGKAAPPTKEKPKRNGARGIEDVRPSVESLLDELESSVPSPVPAITVSQGEVSSPQRVTASQQQTRISASSATRELDELMASLSDFKTSSTMSLISEPSLELVPSSANADSSNTPHSLTVLSPSKHPSASHSGDLTVPTSAPSGVLSIEEGHNAVVLPTSGHSATPPRIPHLPQIVPVPPPRVSSGYATRGQQMTSAGLVQLSKKPGSSRNASQAVPASSVELLCRSANVEAQGLEYDLAKETKKKEPRTDPKISSVPISDVLNGQGKGQIPKELDQQGASRDSSALSSQGRSAETALDELWALELSAHVPEVHAKNDSVLNPVCEPSVVALDRWDVFPDTKKQLGFVVEHGQELKAEVPCETKVDACPDLVKKRQGRERTPRKAGTAHMSKARGDEENEQFRSSAVASESPENIWKAEWDLPCVSKPPTERISASGQIKSLIKRTKETANVHPMYRDLSPRRKLGPAIFHKTESQDRLIEELEDRLGIAKQEQEEWKSQDDWLTEGVIITARPQGEEQNGVQQVEKVVFPPESPLPPRRTVSVPASPPLQPSKEAAKAAPAIAAPASVSGSAPLLPVPPQPSHVPATPAPSPVSSSSFSLGPQPLFQWETSDDDYHELSVVGTPPSEDPRHSCSPQTWTPSTKTVVSVGCQTEDDAFFPQMQVTSAPPLVRSANLLAAPALLGPPTPEKFMAQGKAGSSSPPSTASKPGSQLDTMLGSLQSDLNKLGVATVAKGVCGACKKPIAGQVRCKLLQ
- the PXN gene encoding paxillin isoform X1; translation: MDDLDALLADLESTTSHISKRPVFLTEETPYSYPTGNHTYQEIAVPPPVPPPPSNEALNGTVIDPLDQWQPNVSRYIHQQPQSQSPIYSSCAKSSSASVPRDGLSSPSPRASEEEHVYSFPNKQKSAEPSPTMTSSSLGSNLSELDRLLLELNAVQHNPTSGFPADEASRTPSLPSMTGPHYVIPESSSSVGGKAAPPTKEKPKRNGARGIEDVRPSVESLLDELESSVPSPVPAITVSQGEVSSPQRVTASQQQTRISASSATRELDELMASLSDFKTSSTMSLISEPSLELVPSSANADSSNTPHSLTVLSPSKHPSASHSGDLTVPTSAPSGVLSIEEGHNAVVLPTSGHSATPPRIPHLPQIVPVPPPRVSSGYATRGQQMTSAGLVQLSKKPGSSRNASQAVPASSVELLCRSANVEAQGLEYDLAKETKKKEPRTDPKISSVPISDVLNGQGKGQIPKELDQQGASRDSSALSSQGRSAETALDELWALELSAHVPEVHAKNDSVLNPVCEPSVVALDRWDVFPDTKKQLGFVVEHGQELKAEVPCETKVDACPDLVKKRQGRERTPRKAGTAHMSKARGDEENEQFRSSAVASESPENIWKAEWDLPCVSKPPTERISASGQIKSLIKRTKETANVHPMYRDLSPRRKLGPAIFHKTESQDRLIEELEDRLGIAKQEQEEWKSQDDWLTEGVIITARPQGEEQNGVQQVEKVVFPPESPLPPRRTVSVPASPPLQPSKEAAKAAPAIAAPASVSGSAPLLPVPPQPSHVPATPAPSPVSSSSFSLGPQPLFQWETSDDDYHELSVVGTPPSEDPRHSCSPQTWTPSTKTVVSVGCQTEDDAFFPQMQVTSAPPLVRSANLLAAPALLGPPTPEKFMAQGKAGSSSPPSTASKPGSQLDTMLGSLQSDLNKLGVATVAKGVCGACKKPIAGQVVTAMGKTWHPEHFVCTHCQEEIGSRNFFERDGQPYCEKDYHNLFSPRCYYCNGPILDKVVTALDRTWHPEHFFCAQCGAFFGPEGFHEKDGKAYCRKDYFDMFAPKCGGCARAILENYISALNTLWHPECFVCRECFTPFINGSFFEHDGQPYCEVHYHERRGSLCSGCQKPITGRCITAMGKKFHPEHFVCAFCLKQLNKGTFKEQNDKPYCQNCFLKLFC